One part of the Bacillota bacterium genome encodes these proteins:
- a CDS encoding D-glycerate dehydrogenase produces the protein MTNTEQRPKVFVTRLIPEAGMQLLRESCDVEVNPEDRVLSREELIAGVKEADALLCLLTDTIDEELLAVNPNLKVVSNYAVGYNNIDVQAATKRGIPVCNTPGVLTDATADTAWALLMAAARRVVEADRFVREGKFKGWGPMLMLGADVTGKTLGLVGMGRIGQAMAQRATGFEMKILYYDVQRYPEAEEKYGAVYRPLEELLAESDFVSLHVPLLPSTHHIIGEKELELMKPSAILVNSARGPLIDEAALVKALQERKIAAAGLDVFENEPELAEGLAELDNVVLLPHLGSATYDTRDRMAVLAANNLLAVLRNESPAHCVNPEVLQK, from the coding sequence ATGACCAACACTGAACAAAGGCCTAAGGTTTTTGTTACCAGACTAATTCCTGAAGCAGGAATGCAACTACTGCGCGAAAGTTGTGACGTCGAAGTCAATCCCGAAGACCGGGTTTTGAGCCGAGAAGAGCTAATTGCCGGAGTAAAGGAAGCGGATGCACTACTCTGTCTCCTGACCGATACCATCGATGAAGAGTTGCTGGCGGTCAACCCCAATTTGAAGGTGGTTAGCAATTACGCCGTGGGTTACAACAATATCGATGTTCAGGCCGCAACCAAGCGGGGCATTCCCGTTTGCAACACCCCTGGAGTTCTTACCGATGCCACCGCTGATACCGCCTGGGCTTTGCTGATGGCTGCAGCTCGGCGGGTGGTTGAAGCCGATCGGTTCGTTCGGGAAGGCAAGTTCAAGGGTTGGGGCCCGATGCTGATGTTAGGCGCCGATGTCACCGGTAAGACCCTGGGACTGGTGGGGATGGGACGGATCGGACAAGCCATGGCTCAGCGAGCTACGGGCTTTGAGATGAAAATTCTGTACTATGATGTCCAGCGCTATCCTGAAGCTGAAGAGAAGTACGGAGCAGTCTATCGGCCTTTGGAGGAACTTCTGGCAGAGTCAGATTTTGTCTCCCTTCATGTTCCCCTGCTGCCTTCTACCCATCATATCATTGGGGAGAAGGAGCTTGAATTAATGAAGCCCAGTGCCATTTTAGTGAACAGTGCCCGGGGTCCCTTGATCGATGAGGCGGCCTTGGTCAAGGCTCTACAGGAACGAAAGATCGCTGCCGCAGGATTAGATGTCTTTGAGAATGAACCGGAGCTGGCAGAAGGACTAGCAGAATTGGATAACGTGGTCCTCCTGCCTCACCTGGGCAGCGCGACCTACGACACCCGGGATAGGATGGCAGTCCTGGCTGCAAATAATCTGTTAGCAGTATTGAGAAATGAATCTCCTGCCCACTGTGTGAATCCGGAAGTCCTTCAAAAGTAG